Proteins from a genomic interval of Channa argus isolate prfri chromosome 11, Channa argus male v1.0, whole genome shotgun sequence:
- the smarcad1a gene encoding SWI/SNF-related matrix-associated actin-dependent regulator of chromatin subfamily A containing DEAD/H box 1A isoform X2, whose protein sequence is MSMFNLDRFRFDKNVTTAPNKDQDNGSQSPESEKENKPAQKKPVKAQPKSHARGVVFEEVLTVDLEEDEVISIPKAKVSSPKKSKYPVGKSSKNVVSDHTDEEDNELEEKMAKLLELFPQLTRKELLEVIGSTSTLDGAVAACLLKFDNKEALGQGRKRKQDGSSGSQDSAEIQPSKKRRSSVVSDEEDNEAKKPSWDKQEAMVKKLQKKFPDQDKEELRMVLQEHYWNVEDALQVLQMFSDPDNTSFSSPESDEKKSNKSKSKYKSSRNHRDRHRLTNHGDSKKKTDRKHSRDHRNISETEGSSTVDTDATKDSEDDSDSEGSKPPKVSTLSSWITKNSASSVSSSSSVKKTSTSNIPKPSSSSSAAQMLSRFASGTSIAKKQAAERRRKARASDEHVSSEDENDNEEDTVSSEFEDSDDELDSKGGMTELKKEMLSFFQDASIDELSLIAGCSVKKAQKIVELRPFQSWQSLVDVFHKDNGLSEELMLGCRVVLKERKVVLGLMSKCETISSKMVKQVTGVMDKGTGAMKQPRILNSQFQLKPYQLIGLKWLLLLHEHKLSGILADEMGLGKTIQAIAFLAQLYQNGIEGPHLITVPSSTLDNWVRELKLWCPSFKVLVYYGSMEDRRYLRHDILNEDVEFDVIVTTYNLAIGNDNDRSLFRKLRLKYAVFDEGHMLKNMNSLRYRHLMAINAEHRLLLTGTPLQNNLLELISLLNFIMPSMFSSSTTQLSKMFSMKSHEEQSRFERDRISQAKLIMKPFILRRVKSEVLKQLPAKEEKIEFCSMSEKQQVLYQTLFKKLGSSTNGEKRELCNVMMQLRKMANHPLLHRQYYTTEKLKAMSKLMLKEPTHFDADAALIQEDMEVMSDFELHRLCQQYSSISSYQLENNLLLDSGKFHHLTELLASLKNKGDRVVLFSQFTMMLDIVEVLLKHLNHRYVRLDGSTPIADRIVLIDEFNTDPDIFVFLLSTRAGGLGINLTSANVVILHDIDCNPYNDKQAEDRCHRVGQTR, encoded by the exons ATGAGTATGTTTAATTTAGACCGCTTTCGATTTGACAAGAATGTAACGACGGCACCGAACAAAGACCAGGATAACGGCTCCCAAAGTCCAGAATCAGAGAAGGAGAACAAGCCAG CTCAGAAGAAACCTGTGAAAGCCCAACCAAAATCTCATGCTCGAGGAGTGGTTTTTGAGGAAGTTCTTACTGTTGACCTAGAGGAGGATGAGGTCATTTCTATACCAAAAGCCAAGGTCTCATCACCCAAAAAATCCAA GTATCCTGTTGGCAAATCATCAAAAAATGTGGTATCAGATCATACAGATGAAGAGGACAATGAATTAGAAGAAAAAATGGCCAAACTGCTGGAGTTGTTTCCTCAGTTGACAAGAAAGGAGCTGCTAGAG GTCATTGGGAGCACAAGTACGTTGGATGGTGCTGTAGCTGCCTGCCTTCTAAAATTTGATAAtaaagaag CCCTGGGCCAGggcagaaagagaaagcagGATGGATCTAGCGGTTCTCAGGACAGTGCTGAAATTCAACCCAGCAAGAAACGTAGATCATCAGTG GTCTCTGATGAAGAGGATAATGAAGCTAAAAAGCCAAGCTGGGACAAGCAAGAAGCCATggtaaaaaaactgcagaagaaGTTTCCTGACCAGGACAAAGAG GAGCTGAGGATGGTGCTCCAGGAACATTACTGGAATGTTGAGGATGCTCTGCAAGTTCTTCAGATGTTTTCAGACCCAG aTAATACCAGCTTTAGCTCACCTGAATCGGATGAAAAGAAATCCAACAAATCAAAGAGCAAGTACAAGTCGAGCAGGAACCACAGAGATCGGCATCGCCTCACAAATCATGgagacagtaaaaagaaaacagatcgTAAACACTCCAGAGACCATAGAAATATCAGTGAAACAGAGGGAAGCAGTACAGTTGACACAGATGCTACGAAGGACAGTGAAGATGATTCAGACTCAGAGGGCAGCAAACCCCCTAAAGTTTCCACTCTGTCTTCATGGATTACAAAAAATTCTGCTTCATCCgtgtcttcatcttcatctgtcAAGAAAACCTCTACCTCTAACATCCCAAAGCCCTCCTCGTCTTCCTCGGCCGCCCAGATGCTTTCGAGATTTGCCAGTGGCACCAGTATAGCTAAGAAGCAGGCAgctgagagaaggagaaaggcaCGTGCTTCAGATGAACATGTGAGTTCTGAGGATGAGAACGATAATGAGGAGGACACTGTTAGTAGCGAGTTTGAGGACTCGGATGATGAGCTGGACTCTAAAGGTGGCATGACAGAACTGAAGAAGGAGATGCTCTCATTCTTCCAGGATGCGTCGATAGATGAACTTTCGCTGATCGCTGGCTGTTCTGTTAAAAAGGCCCAGAAGATAGTGGAACTCAGACCATTTCAGAGCTGGCAAAGCCTG gtTGACGTCTTCCACAAGGACAACGGACTTTCGGAGGAGTTAATGTTGGGCTGCAGAGTAGTCCTCAAAGAGAGGAAGGTTGTTCTGGGGTTGATGTCCAAATGTGAGACCATCTCCTCAAAAATGGTCAAACAGGTCACTGGGGTGATGGACAAAGGCACAGGGGCAATGAAACAGCCCAGAATACTCAACAGCCA GTTCCAGTTGAAACCCTATCAGCTGATTGGCCTAAAGTGGCTGCTGCTTCTGCATGAGCACAAACTGAGTGGAATCCTTGCTGATGAAATG GGTTTGGGTAAAACTATACAGGCTATAGCATTTCTGGCCCAGTTATACCAGAATGGAATTGAAGGTCCTCACCTCATCACTGTGCCGTCCTCTACACTGG ATAACTGGGTCAGAGAGCTGAAACTGTGGTGTCCAAGCTTCAAAGTTTTAGTCTATTATG GATCTATGGAGGACCGTCGCTACCTCAGACACGATATCCTCAATGAAGACGTTGAGTTTGATGTCATTGTGACCAC GTACAACTTGGCCATAGGAAATGATAATGACCGCAGCCTTTTCCGTAAGCTGCGCCTGAAATATGCTGTGTTTGATGAAGGTCACATGCTCAAGAACATGAACTCTCTGCGTTACCGCCACCTTATGGCTATTAAT GCAGAGCATCGCTTGCTGCTGACAGGAACCCCCCTACAGAACAACCTCTTGGAGCTCATTTCTCTTCTGAACTTCATTATGCCTTCTATGTTCTCCAGCTCCACTACACAGCtgtccaaaatgttttctatg AAATCCCACGAGGAGCAGAGTCGCTTTGAGAGGGATCGTATTTCACAGGCCAAACTCATCATGAAACCTTTTATCCTCCGAAGAGTCAAGAGCGAG GTCCTCAAGCAGCTGCCAGCTAAGGAAGAGAAAATAGAGTTCTGCTCAATGAGTGAAAAACAGCAGGTTCTCTACCAGACCCTCTTCAAAAAGCTGGGAAGTTCAACTAACGGCGAGA AGCGTGAGTTGTGTAATGTGATGATGCAGTTAAGGAAAATGGCCAACCACCCTCTGCTGCATAGACAATATTATACCACAGAAAAGCTTAAAGCCATGAGCAAACTTATGCTCAAG GAACCAACTCACTTTGATGCAGATGCTGCCCTGATTCAGGAGGACATGGAAGTGATGTCAGACTTTGAGCTGCATCGACTGTGTCAGCAGTACTCGTCCATCAGCTCCTACCAGCTTGAAAACAATCTCCTGCTTGACTCAGGGAAATTCCACCACCTCACCGAGCTGCTAGCCTCACTTAAAAACAAG GGTGACCGAGTGGTATTATTCAGTCAGTTCACCATGATGCTGGACATTGTGGAAGTGCTGCTGAAACATCTCAACCATCGTTATGTCCGACTAGATGGATCCACACCCATAGCTGACAG GATTGTTTTGATCGATGAGTTCAACACGGACCCTGACATATTTGTATTCCTGTTGTCAACACGTGCTGGTGGTCTGGGCATCAACCTAACCTCAGCTAATGTTGTCATCCTACATGACATTGACTGCAATCCCTACAATGACAAACAGGCAGAGGACAGGTGTCACCGTGTAGGCCAGACAAG GTAA
- the smarcad1a gene encoding SWI/SNF-related matrix-associated actin-dependent regulator of chromatin subfamily A containing DEAD/H box 1A isoform X1: MSMFNLDRFRFDKNVTTAPNKDQDNGSQSPESEKENKPAQKKPVKAQPKSHARGVVFEEVLTVDLEEDEVISIPKAKVSSPKKSKYPVGKSSKNVVSDHTDEEDNELEEKMAKLLELFPQLTRKELLEVIGSTSTLDGAVAACLLKFDNKEALGQGRKRKQDGSSGSQDSAEIQPSKKRRSSVVSDEEDNEAKKPSWDKQEAMVKKLQKKFPDQDKEELRMVLQEHYWNVEDALQVLQMFSDPDNTSFSSPESDEKKSNKSKSKYKSSRNHRDRHRLTNHGDSKKKTDRKHSRDHRNISETEGSSTVDTDATKDSEDDSDSEGSKPPKVSTLSSWITKNSASSVSSSSSVKKTSTSNIPKPSSSSSAAQMLSRFASGTSIAKKQAAERRRKARASDEHVSSEDENDNEEDTVSSEFEDSDDELDSKGGMTELKKEMLSFFQDASIDELSLIAGCSVKKAQKIVELRPFQSWQSLVDVFHKDNGLSEELMLGCRVVLKERKVVLGLMSKCETISSKMVKQVTGVMDKGTGAMKQPRILNSQFQLKPYQLIGLKWLLLLHEHKLSGILADEMGLGKTIQAIAFLAQLYQNGIEGPHLITVPSSTLDNWVRELKLWCPSFKVLVYYGSMEDRRYLRHDILNEDVEFDVIVTTYNLAIGNDNDRSLFRKLRLKYAVFDEGHMLKNMNSLRYRHLMAINAEHRLLLTGTPLQNNLLELISLLNFIMPSMFSSSTTQLSKMFSMKSHEEQSRFERDRISQAKLIMKPFILRRVKSEVLKQLPAKEEKIEFCSMSEKQQVLYQTLFKKLGSSTNGEKRELCNVMMQLRKMANHPLLHRQYYTTEKLKAMSKLMLKEPTHFDADAALIQEDMEVMSDFELHRLCQQYSSISSYQLENNLLLDSGKFHHLTELLASLKNKGDRVVLFSQFTMMLDIVEVLLKHLNHRYVRLDGSTPIADRIVLIDEFNTDPDIFVFLLSTRAGGLGINLTSANVVILHDIDCNPYNDKQAEDRCHRVGQTRTVQVIKLISKDSIEDCMLRLSHKKLKLEQDMTAAEQGNEGTIPEDMASLLKASLGL, translated from the exons ATGAGTATGTTTAATTTAGACCGCTTTCGATTTGACAAGAATGTAACGACGGCACCGAACAAAGACCAGGATAACGGCTCCCAAAGTCCAGAATCAGAGAAGGAGAACAAGCCAG CTCAGAAGAAACCTGTGAAAGCCCAACCAAAATCTCATGCTCGAGGAGTGGTTTTTGAGGAAGTTCTTACTGTTGACCTAGAGGAGGATGAGGTCATTTCTATACCAAAAGCCAAGGTCTCATCACCCAAAAAATCCAA GTATCCTGTTGGCAAATCATCAAAAAATGTGGTATCAGATCATACAGATGAAGAGGACAATGAATTAGAAGAAAAAATGGCCAAACTGCTGGAGTTGTTTCCTCAGTTGACAAGAAAGGAGCTGCTAGAG GTCATTGGGAGCACAAGTACGTTGGATGGTGCTGTAGCTGCCTGCCTTCTAAAATTTGATAAtaaagaag CCCTGGGCCAGggcagaaagagaaagcagGATGGATCTAGCGGTTCTCAGGACAGTGCTGAAATTCAACCCAGCAAGAAACGTAGATCATCAGTG GTCTCTGATGAAGAGGATAATGAAGCTAAAAAGCCAAGCTGGGACAAGCAAGAAGCCATggtaaaaaaactgcagaagaaGTTTCCTGACCAGGACAAAGAG GAGCTGAGGATGGTGCTCCAGGAACATTACTGGAATGTTGAGGATGCTCTGCAAGTTCTTCAGATGTTTTCAGACCCAG aTAATACCAGCTTTAGCTCACCTGAATCGGATGAAAAGAAATCCAACAAATCAAAGAGCAAGTACAAGTCGAGCAGGAACCACAGAGATCGGCATCGCCTCACAAATCATGgagacagtaaaaagaaaacagatcgTAAACACTCCAGAGACCATAGAAATATCAGTGAAACAGAGGGAAGCAGTACAGTTGACACAGATGCTACGAAGGACAGTGAAGATGATTCAGACTCAGAGGGCAGCAAACCCCCTAAAGTTTCCACTCTGTCTTCATGGATTACAAAAAATTCTGCTTCATCCgtgtcttcatcttcatctgtcAAGAAAACCTCTACCTCTAACATCCCAAAGCCCTCCTCGTCTTCCTCGGCCGCCCAGATGCTTTCGAGATTTGCCAGTGGCACCAGTATAGCTAAGAAGCAGGCAgctgagagaaggagaaaggcaCGTGCTTCAGATGAACATGTGAGTTCTGAGGATGAGAACGATAATGAGGAGGACACTGTTAGTAGCGAGTTTGAGGACTCGGATGATGAGCTGGACTCTAAAGGTGGCATGACAGAACTGAAGAAGGAGATGCTCTCATTCTTCCAGGATGCGTCGATAGATGAACTTTCGCTGATCGCTGGCTGTTCTGTTAAAAAGGCCCAGAAGATAGTGGAACTCAGACCATTTCAGAGCTGGCAAAGCCTG gtTGACGTCTTCCACAAGGACAACGGACTTTCGGAGGAGTTAATGTTGGGCTGCAGAGTAGTCCTCAAAGAGAGGAAGGTTGTTCTGGGGTTGATGTCCAAATGTGAGACCATCTCCTCAAAAATGGTCAAACAGGTCACTGGGGTGATGGACAAAGGCACAGGGGCAATGAAACAGCCCAGAATACTCAACAGCCA GTTCCAGTTGAAACCCTATCAGCTGATTGGCCTAAAGTGGCTGCTGCTTCTGCATGAGCACAAACTGAGTGGAATCCTTGCTGATGAAATG GGTTTGGGTAAAACTATACAGGCTATAGCATTTCTGGCCCAGTTATACCAGAATGGAATTGAAGGTCCTCACCTCATCACTGTGCCGTCCTCTACACTGG ATAACTGGGTCAGAGAGCTGAAACTGTGGTGTCCAAGCTTCAAAGTTTTAGTCTATTATG GATCTATGGAGGACCGTCGCTACCTCAGACACGATATCCTCAATGAAGACGTTGAGTTTGATGTCATTGTGACCAC GTACAACTTGGCCATAGGAAATGATAATGACCGCAGCCTTTTCCGTAAGCTGCGCCTGAAATATGCTGTGTTTGATGAAGGTCACATGCTCAAGAACATGAACTCTCTGCGTTACCGCCACCTTATGGCTATTAAT GCAGAGCATCGCTTGCTGCTGACAGGAACCCCCCTACAGAACAACCTCTTGGAGCTCATTTCTCTTCTGAACTTCATTATGCCTTCTATGTTCTCCAGCTCCACTACACAGCtgtccaaaatgttttctatg AAATCCCACGAGGAGCAGAGTCGCTTTGAGAGGGATCGTATTTCACAGGCCAAACTCATCATGAAACCTTTTATCCTCCGAAGAGTCAAGAGCGAG GTCCTCAAGCAGCTGCCAGCTAAGGAAGAGAAAATAGAGTTCTGCTCAATGAGTGAAAAACAGCAGGTTCTCTACCAGACCCTCTTCAAAAAGCTGGGAAGTTCAACTAACGGCGAGA AGCGTGAGTTGTGTAATGTGATGATGCAGTTAAGGAAAATGGCCAACCACCCTCTGCTGCATAGACAATATTATACCACAGAAAAGCTTAAAGCCATGAGCAAACTTATGCTCAAG GAACCAACTCACTTTGATGCAGATGCTGCCCTGATTCAGGAGGACATGGAAGTGATGTCAGACTTTGAGCTGCATCGACTGTGTCAGCAGTACTCGTCCATCAGCTCCTACCAGCTTGAAAACAATCTCCTGCTTGACTCAGGGAAATTCCACCACCTCACCGAGCTGCTAGCCTCACTTAAAAACAAG GGTGACCGAGTGGTATTATTCAGTCAGTTCACCATGATGCTGGACATTGTGGAAGTGCTGCTGAAACATCTCAACCATCGTTATGTCCGACTAGATGGATCCACACCCATAGCTGACAG GATTGTTTTGATCGATGAGTTCAACACGGACCCTGACATATTTGTATTCCTGTTGTCAACACGTGCTGGTGGTCTGGGCATCAACCTAACCTCAGCTAATGTTGTCATCCTACATGACATTGACTGCAATCCCTACAATGACAAACAGGCAGAGGACAGGTGTCACCGTGTAGGCCAGACAAG GACTGTACAGGTGATTAAGCTAATAAGTAAGGACAGTATAGAAGATTGCATGCTGCGGTTGAGCCACAAGAAACTGAAGCTAGAGCAAGACATGACTGCTGCTGAACAAG GTAATGAAGGGACCATACCTGAAGACATGGCATCTTTGCTGAAAGCCTCACTGGGACTATga